CGATCACATCGAGGCTGATAAAATGCCAGCCGCCAAAATCGAATGAGTGGCTTGTAGCCCCTCCTCCGAGTCTCCGCCTGAACATCTCTTTGCCGAACTCCTCATTTTCTCTACTCACACCGGTCGAGTCATAGAGACCGAATATTTCGTGATTCCCGATCGTATTATGAACCGGCGCATCGAACTTTTCACAGAGATCTCCAAACAGGCTGTAGAGTCTCCCCGCCTCTTCGTAAGGCACATCGAGAGCATCATAGACAAGATCTCCCCCCGTGATGATAAAATCAGGTGCAAGGCTGTTTACATGTTCTATCGCAGCTTCAAACCCTTTCACACCACCGAGCTCTTCGGTCAGATGGATGTCTGTCATAAAAACGAATCTGAATCTTTCAGCCCTGCATTCGCTGGTAATCAGGACAAGGAACAACAGTAGGCAGACTGACAGGACTTTTCCAGCTTTACGGCCAGAGACCGATTCCCCTGCTGATCTGAAGGATCTCATTTATTCTCCTTTGAAAAGCCCCCGGACTGTCATCCAGCATATCGGGGCCTACCTTACTTTTTCGACCTTATACCCTCTGTCCCTCAGCGCTTTGATGATGCCATCGTCGCCAACGAGATGCGCCGACCCGACCAGAACGAATTCCTTTTCAGGCGTAATGAACAGCTTTTCTATCTCGGGAAGCCACTTGTCATTTCTGCCCTTGAAGAGATCCCTGTAGATGTCAGGATATTTTTCCTTAACATCGTCCAGCATCAACTCGGCCATCGCCTCAGCATCACCTTTTCGCCAGGTTTCGATCAATTCTTCCACCTGCTCACCGGCCTCTTTCATGTCCTCGATCGAATGCAGGATAAACTCGTCCTCATACCCCTCGCCCATCGAGATGAGATACCCTATCTGGTCATCGACCGATTCGAGGCCGCCAAGTTCCCGGCCGTCCGCCACTGCTCTTCCGTGATAGTGGATATCCACACCCTCCTGGCCTATCCCCTGTTTTTGAAGTTCCAGGGACAGGAGAGATATCATCACGATCGACGGTTTGAGCTGGTTCAACATGGCCAGAGGCATTCCCGCACCGTCGCAATAGGCACTCAACGCCTCGTAGGTCGACTCTGATAGCAGATCATCCAGCCCCTGTCCATCCGGAAGCATCGCTTCAGACATGATCCTCACCTGGGTATCCGGACTCTGAAGCTCGTCCATGTCGGTCTCGAAGACCAGAATCTCGGAATCTTCATATGCCTTGTCGTACTCTGTCGGCAGCGGATAGTCGGACCCCCTTAGCATATGTATCGTGCCACCGAGATAGACGACTGACTTGTCCTTCCGGACCTTCCAGACAAATCCTTCGGCAGATGCCGTGGAATATGCCCCGATGGACAGGCTAAATACCATCAGGACAACTAATGACAATGACATAGACTTTTTCATTTTTTCCTCCCGGATATTTTATTCTTCAATAGCCCGACTTCCTGGATGCCCTCTGCAGCAGGAACTCCAGCATCTATTTACCTGTGGGAATAGTAAACATTATTACGAGTCTTTTTCAAGCAGATTGGTTGAGATCAGAAACGATTCTCTATGGCTCCCTGAATGATACCTGACAAACCTTGCCCACAATCGGCTTGACCCCACTGTGATTTCTGTTGATCTGTCGACATCGACACGAAACGAAAGTCTTTAAAAGAGACTGGTGGAATGACCTGAAAGACTGGCCATCGAACAGCCTTAGATTGAACAGCCACCTTTCTACTAGATTTGCCAGGTTAATACCCAGAATCTCCTTTATTGATTGACCAGGGATGATGTAGTCTGCTCCCTGTAAAGGACACAGGATTATTTCTGGTCCCTGCACGGGTAGCAGGATTGTCCTGCTCAAAATCAAGGCTACTGGATCATTCAGTTCATTCCTCCAGGAGGACTCTGAGATGCAGGAATTTCTCGGACGCATATACTTTGGAAATACAACGCTGGACTACCTCTTATGTCTCGCATTTTTTGTTGGCGGCGTCCTGGTCGTCAAGCTGTTCACTACGATAGTGATGAGACGGCTCAAGAAACTGGCAAGCCGCACAAAAACCGACCTCGACGATTTCCTGCTTCATGCGGTGGACACCAAACTTTCAGCCCTGTTTTACATCGGGGTCCTTTACCTCAGCATGCAGCGACTCACCCTCAACGATACGATGGCCAGGTGGACCTGGATCTTCTTCCTTCTTTTCCTCACGATCTTCGGGATCCGTTTTCTTCTGAGTCTGGTCACATACGCTCTGAATCTCTACTGGACCAGGAAAGATACTGAAGAATCAAAGAAAAAGGCGATCCGGGGCATTCTGACTGTCATCAAATTCGCGGTCTGGGTGATTGCTGTCGTCATACTTCTGGATAACCTCGGAGTGCAGGTCTCCGGCCTCATCGCCGGCCTCGGCATCGGAGGCATCGCCATAGCCCTGGCCGCGCAGGCGGTACTGGGCGACCTGTTCAGCTATTTCACCATCTTCTTCGACAAGCCGTTCGAGATCGGCGACTACATCATCATCGGTGATTTCAGGGGAACGGTGGAACATATCGGGATAAAGACTTCACGCATAAGATCGCTCAGTGGTGAGGAGATCATCATATCTAACACGGACCTGACCAGCTCGCGTGTTCGTAATTACA
The genomic region above belongs to Candidatus Latescibacterota bacterium and contains:
- a CDS encoding mechanosensitive ion channel family protein, with translation MQEFLGRIYFGNTTLDYLLCLAFFVGGVLVVKLFTTIVMRRLKKLASRTKTDLDDFLLHAVDTKLSALFYIGVLYLSMQRLTLNDTMARWTWIFFLLFLTIFGIRFLLSLVTYALNLYWTRKDTEESKKKAIRGILTVIKFAVWVIAVVILLDNLGVQVSGLIAGLGIGGIAIALAAQAVLGDLFSYFTIFFDKPFEIGDYIIIGDFRGTVEHIGIKTSRIRSLSGEEIIISNTDLTSSRVRNYKRMERRRILFKLGLVYDTTAEQLEEATSLIKEIIASVENAEFDRSHFYQYGDFSLDIETVYYVLTREYIVYMNTQQDINLRIKREFEKRGLEFAYPTQTVIVEKDET
- a CDS encoding TraB/GumN family protein — encoded protein: MKKSMSLSLVVLMVFSLSIGAYSTASAEGFVWKVRKDKSVVYLGGTIHMLRGSDYPLPTEYDKAYEDSEILVFETDMDELQSPDTQVRIMSEAMLPDGQGLDDLLSESTYEALSAYCDGAGMPLAMLNQLKPSIVMISLLSLELQKQGIGQEGVDIHYHGRAVADGRELGGLESVDDQIGYLISMGEGYEDEFILHSIEDMKEAGEQVEELIETWRKGDAEAMAELMLDDVKEKYPDIYRDLFKGRNDKWLPEIEKLFITPEKEFVLVGSAHLVGDDGIIKALRDRGYKVEKVR
- a CDS encoding metallophosphoesterase: MRSFRSAGESVSGRKAGKVLSVCLLLFLVLITSECRAERFRFVFMTDIHLTEELGGVKGFEAAIEHVNSLAPDFIITGGDLVYDALDVPYEEAGRLYSLFGDLCEKFDAPVHNTIGNHEIFGLYDSTGVSRENEEFGKEMFRRRLGGGATSHSFDFGGWHFISLDVIGYSGEHSYMGFAGSRQLDWLKRDLASTASGTPIVLCVHIPLITVYKQIKKGHAKPLFTGEVVVNSKEVLDLFEGHDLRMVLQGHLHIVEQISFKGIHYVTGGAVCGAWWKGPRDGFPEGFVVVDIDGEEMNYRYETYGWDAERYDP